The Culex quinquefasciatus strain JHB chromosome 2, VPISU_Cqui_1.0_pri_paternal, whole genome shotgun sequence genome contains the following window.
ttacaatatgggtatcaaacgatcgggtttttttcatacatttcgaatgtaataacaacatttttagaaaatactcaaaattttcacaaaactacgtattttcgaaaaactactcaaaatttcaatttttacaatacgggtatcaaacgatcgagattttttcatacattacgaatgtaataacaacatttttagaaaatactcaaaattttcacaaaactacgtattttcgaaaaaatactcaaaataattttttttgcaatatcacAATACATCACAATTACAATAAGTaacaaacgatcgggattttttcataaatttcaaatttaataacaacatttttagaaaatactcaaaattttcacaaaactacgaatttttgaaaaaaaagtgctcaaGATTTTCGTTTTTACTATGtgcgtatcaaacgatcgggattttttcatacatttcgaaagttattagaaaaaatgaaaatactcaaagtttacacaaaactacgtatttttgaaaaaaaatactcaaaattagtatttttacaagaggtatcaaatgttcgggatttttttatacatttcaaaagttataacacaaATTTGTGGATATACCCAAATTCtcacaaaactaaattttttcgaaaaaaaattccccaaatttcagtttcttacaatatgagtatcacatggttgagattttttcattaattgttagggtagggtagtcatcaatgagacacttttggttttcaactttcaacgatttttctaattttttcatcagcatgttttaatgagcttttagttacattatcattcttttaatgtgttctaacattgacaaaaatatgagatcgatccgacatctacagccagagttattcaactgtctcattgtagacgcacttggcaggaacaatgagacactctacgaaaatcaacatttttctagcaaaacatcatgtttttgtattgttccattgcaggtgacttgccttgaacattttagagcaattttgccaacatgaaacttttaataacaaaagttacactaaaaagtatttcaattttgtaaaatccatatattaataaaaaataactttgtatttttggtttaatgaagtttaaactctataaatatgccaaaaatcacttttaattcatgttttgaaagatttccatcgattttgaaaagtttattgaagaaaaatcaaagtgtctcattgttacccatgggctgaaattagtggggaacaatgagacagccctggattctgagtttattctaaattttggccaaatctaatgaaaggacattgtagcccaacttaatccctatggaacgtcgaaagaaatttgaagaaatattagttttggtgtaaatggcagcctacgagcgaaaaagtaatttttgtccataatttacttttacaccccagaatcaaacatttatgaataacttttcaagggagcgtccataaccaaagccattaatatggcagacgtgtatccagtagacacacctttcccccaaatatgagcctgattggttgaaacttcgacttgtgagagccattttatcattgttccccgtgtctcattgatgactactctaccctactttgTATCGTCATGTGTCCGATTTTTCCAAGGGACGACGGGACTTGAATCCGCAACCACCTCATTAGTACTGAGACGCACCGCCAATTGCCAATTGTAGTGCTACGTGTGACAGTTTGGTATCTATTCCAGCCTGAAAACAGTGTATTTAGATTGCtttgtgttcatttggtatcgTGATCATCGTCTTCTCCTCCTGACGAAATCCGCTGAGCAGGAATATTGAGACTAtgcttcaatttaatttaaaaggtcatattgtaaaaacggaaattttgagtatttttttcgaaaatacgtagttttgtgaaaatttttagtagtttcttaaaatgttgttattacattcgaaatgtatgaaaaaataccgatcgtttgatacccatattgtaaaaattgaaattttgagtatttttttttcaaaaatacgtagttttgtgaaaattttgagtattttctaaaattatttaaattattattattgttacatccaaaatgtatgaaaaaacctgatcatttggtacatatattgcaataacaatatatttttgttttctttagagaaaaaaatatgcattttcaaaatacagggaaaatacgtatttttgtgaaaattttcatgaaataaaaattttaatggatagctgacatcatcccgattccaaaacactataattttttgatgtttgcatgattattcatagaattatagccaatgtctcccatatagccaaaatcccataagatctgtgcttcagttaagcactgggccgtgcttaaccgaggcagctgaacggtgcaaaaccggggcagtgcaaaggcgaggcgtgcaaaaccgaggcatggctGTATTTATTTCTGCTCACAGATGGTCTCATGTTATTTTGACGTTGGATAACGGGGCTTCGAGCTGAAGCCCCCCTCCCCTGAAATTTTTGGAAGACATCTGGGAAAGAGGgaaaaagaagtaaagaagaagaaaacttATTCTTCCAGCCCCCCAACCAAAATTCTGGCTATACTCCTGCTCCCGGGGCatctggccactccaggtggtatCAGATTtgatgtccagtatcaaaaaccctaaagttgaATCCCATAGTGCCCCAACTCTtttggttccgcaaatgtccccctatcggaaaaCCCTCGGCGACTCCGGCTACTAAAGCCGGAGTGCTGTTTTTGGGTGGCCGGAGTGGCCACCCAAAAACAGCATGTCTAAcggcaaatcgtgtaacaggcaTGGTTTTGATGGATCTAGGCTAACTCGACCCTGCTAAGTCCGAATATCGCGGTCACGAAGTCGGATTCCTTAAGGGAAGCGGGATATTAAAGATGGCGAACAATATGGCGGCTATATAGAGAAGTCAACAATATCACAGTATGAAGGTTGTCGACGTGTCGATTTTGACTAATTTCGGGCCGCGtccaatatggtgaagagaaaatcttcaagtatttttaaacaacatgtaataGGCTTGTGATTGATCCAATttgactaatttggggtcgctgaacccgaatatgaccatgaaaatcggtaaCGGACCGGACCGtgttatccaagatggcgtccaatatggcgaagagaaaaACCAAAAGGGCGTAGTTTTTAGATTTGGGCGAAAATCGagtttcttgcttgttttgatggtatcaacagccccaccaaattttaacttgatcaaaaaatgttgatttcaattttgcaatttttggtacacgattgaggttatacaaataaagcagaccTTCCTAAAACGAATTCTgttcataaaatattacttcagttaAATGTGGTAAATCGTGACTACAGTCTTAGTCAGGACCTTAGCtttcagagtacttaaaagcttaaaatttagaaacttgtttgtttatctatgtttttacataaacaaattgaaaatatgatctgatgagtgaaagcatagttgaaatagctgtccctattcatccttTATGTGCACTGTGCAGATTTGCCTCACATGACTGTATATTCGGCTCAAATGCAATCCTGCTCTATTTTGACTGTTAATAATGCTCATTTCTGAAGACTGAGCTTTGATTATTTTGAActgaaatttgaccaatttctttcatctgctaatacgaaaactatttcattacactacttttctcatgTTGATTTTATGTGGTTGGtttaagtggttgcgaacacggccAAAATTAAAAGTTATGAATAAGTTTCCCAAAAACCCCGAAAAttactcttgaaaaaaaaaacttgaaatgttTATCAAAGTGTGAAAGAAAGCCCTcacgattacctttccaacggtttataagtttttgatgtttggtaatgtattttgggataTATCATTTCTTCAAACTAgggcatattttcgaaaaaatccattgttcaaaacaagtttttctttacagttggctaacggctgacagataagtgcagtgcttctgggaacGCGCGGTcctgtttttcgcgataattttcgtcgtaaatgatcgtaaaaatttattccaacggGCAGTTTTAGTAATTCATCAAacaatcgattttatgaagagtaaagcgtaaaaatatactgataagtccagcccatagcactactgctcggctggcacgagtgcaataaaaaaaattgtataaataatcaattatttatctttccgcaaccagatttaaaatgttcaaccgataaacaaaatgctcatggtcacatcactgccactcgtgaatcctgacctcatacccatctactaaccccctcaaaactcatgtgatactttgtcggagatgcagtcgattgggcggtctctatcactcaagtatcggactaacattcccatccacttccccgtgaccctaccactggtcgtggccggcgccggtattgataagcatgataggggcctttgagaagttgcgaagtgaggaaagatagctcccacttatcttccacggctcgtggatgtaacttctggaggtcctggtcaataacggagtagcaactgcgggtgggcacctatgcttatgcttattaggatgtaacaaaaatgactttttggggggcattcaagggtttgttccggtgggcatactaagcccaaatccaaaatatgagcttgattggacgtaacaggagctggcgctccgcccttcaattttaaatgggatttaacccgtaaaaatagattttttcgaaaatgtcacattttgaggcattttggccactgaagcgtttattttcaacatcattggcgtgtaagCCAggtccttgcgcatcttttgatatatataacattgaaatttggagcaccttggagctcggtacaggccttcaaagtttgacatttttttcgaaaaatcggtcccggcaaaaaagatatgcgtcgcacctcgcgacgccctagacgccatttgatgttaaaataatcgcttcagtggccaaaatgcctcaaaatgtgacatttttgaaaaaatctatttttacgggttaaatcccatttaaaattgaagggcggagcgccagctcctgttacgtccaatcaagctcatattttggatttgggcttagtatgcccaccggaacaaacccttgaatgtccgccaaaaagtcatttttgttacactctaattcTTATTCTTTACAgttggctaacggctgacattttcattagTTCGAAGGtagtttttatggttttttgatgcgccgaatcgaatgagaacattgccgtaacgatttgggaacatgtgcatctagtgggacggttttaGCAAGAATTGCTCACcttcttttgcttttatattaaaatgggaattgaaaaatgatgctcaacattcaaatgcgtttttctcaaaacgcacggcatttacatgatgctttttgaaatgttggcgtcgaaatcATCTTataaaggggttacatacatgtagaaaatcacaaaatttcccaTTAcagtaaatttattaaatccacttaatagatgtttttcaatcactcctgaaagtttcatgaagatatttcatgattaaactgagtaaaagacgatttaagctcaaaatttggcaatgcgcaaagcggactgtcaaactttctgatcgtttttctcgaaacaccgagtttaTTTACGGGACCCACAATATCTCGAAATGGGACGGAGTAaaatggctgaaattttgggtgaagactcccaagacatattccgtgttcatgacgaagcccgattttgaaattttgaattttcaaaaaatacaaaatatcaaaaactggcgtcttattgaaaatcgtccctcgtcatgcacacgggaccggtttaatgagtcttcaccaacattttgagccgacttcgtcgaagcaatgttgagatatcgattTTTTGACGAATACTTGaactcgtttttctcgaaacacttGATTTGGTATAAATGGTTGATCTTCAAATACAGGcagtatccaggtttttaagcgaaaatggcgttcgaaagtGTAGTAAACCATGAAATTGCTCCCTATTcctaaacgtcaacatttttctcGCAAACAATAGCAGTGATGCCAAATACACTTGAAGGAATTAAAAAGTCtgcaaataaacattttttttttatcaacatcaaTTCTGCTACGAAtggtttttgtttattattagtTTGGTCGTATTCTCTACAGaaaggtgaacgcccgaaatgtcaaaatcacgcagtgacaccaacattacgaaaaaagtgtaccatggcatgacagccacattttttttctaatgttggtgctactgggagattttgacatttcggacgttcaccattcaaacgccatcttcgcttaaaaacctcgataggggaaagtggggcaagtgtaacaagctaagaatAAGCTCTCGAAAACCtattaaaaacgtaaaaaatcatcCAGTTTTTTTAAAGACACTCTTATTTGAAATCTTGACTACCTCTTTATTacttgaaattatgaaaaagttcattttttaccATAAATaattgctttgaaaaaaatgtgttttcagcACGTTTTGATACATGATGGGGCAAGAAGAACAACCtaatggggcaagaggaacaattcaTGAATAACTTGTTTATTtgcttaaaaatcaattttaaaaacttagaAAAGTGAGATTACAATATGTTTTACACtatcgtcatctggggcgagTTGGGACACGTGGGGCGAATAAGGACAGCtgttttgggaccatccataaaccacgtggacactttaagggggtatggcgattgttcacgttccatacaaaaaagattttttttgtatggacaattgtccacgaggggggggggggttgagatttccaaaaatgtgtccacgtggtttgtggatggtccctttagccttgttactgcacaatattttgatatttttgattggttttggatagaacagacacagatTAATCAAAATCGTGCgtcgatttccaaatttcaagcttttgagTGCTCTAAaacctgctgtccctattcagaccgtagtcccgattcgccccaggtgacggtatttttaaatttgttgatgagtgaaaaatatttaactGATAATTCcaaggcatttaaaaaaaaaatcacgatggttagaaaattataataagAATACAAGTAGTACTTCTgggaattcaatttttatttaatcatcAAATgtgggaaatttatgaaatcaaaattgtttcaaatcgaaagaaacaaaaaactgctcttAAATTTAAACGTTGCAAGTCGGGCACGAATTGTCCACGCAGCAGTGGAACCATTCCGCACAGGTGTGGCACTTCTCCCATTCAGAATCATCGTTAAAGTTGCTGAAAACCGCTCCGCAGATCGCACACAACGAGTCGTTTACGTTCTCTTTTCCCGCCTTGCCAtcccgcttcttcttcttcgtggAGGTTTCGGACGTCACTTTGGCCAATCGTTTCTTCGACTTCCTGATCTCTGAGACTTCTTTGTTGGCCTCAGATGCCTTCAACGCGTTCCGGTAGGTGTCGGAGGTAAGTTCTGTAGCCTTTTGACGACGCCGTCCGCTAGCAATTTTCCGCCCAGCCACTTTTGGAAGCGGCTTGATAGCTTCCGGAGAAACTGTGAACCCTTGCCGTCCTGGAGTCAGCTCACCAGGGCTCAGCAGGGACTGCCCGGAGGTCGGTTCAACAGGAACAGGAGGTTGTCCAGAAATCGGCTCAACAGGGCTCAGCAGGGTCTGCTTGGAGGTTGACTCAGCAAGGTCTGGGCGCTGTCCGACACTCGGTTCATCAGGAACAGGAGGCTGTCCGGAAATCGGATCTACAGGGCTCAGCAGGGACTGCTTGGAGCTTGGCTCAGCAGGGACTGGATGCTGTCCGGGAGTCGGCTCAACAGGAGCGGGAGGTGGACACAAGGGTTTCTCTTGATCTGTTTCGAAGTTATCCAACACGTCTGTCGCCTTGGCCGCTGCGAAGTCTTCCAGTTTAAAGTTGTGGCGGTTGAATGGCCACAATCCGGTTTTATCAAAACCGACGATTGCGTTCTTCGGCGTCGCCGATCTCAGATACGCGTCCCCAAGCAGTTCGCTGACGTCGTTTATCGTGACGGCCTTCCCCGGATTGGCCTTGAGATATCTCTCGATGACTTGGGAGAAGTTGGACTTCAGCGGCCCCATGAAGCTGACGTCCAATGGCTGCAGTTTGTGGCTAGAATGCGGAGGGAAACTGATCACGGTCACGTGATTGGCCCTGGCCTTTTCAATGAAGGCCAAGTTTTTCGTGTGCGAAGCGTGGCCATCCAGGAATAGTATAACCGGATCTTCCGCCGACGGCTTCGTATGCGCCAAAAAATGGTCAAACCATTTAATAAATATGTCGACTGTCATCCATCCCGTTGGATTCCCCGCAAATACGGTGCCTGGTGGAGCTCCGCGCTTCAGATGCTCCGTAATACGGCATCTAGGAAAAATTAACATCGGGGGCAGGTATTGGCCGCACGCCGACGACGAGATGCAAGCCGTGGACAAGACACCACGCTCTGCTGAAGTTATGGCCCCAACCTGTCGCCGTCCCTTCAACGCCAAGATCTTCGACCGCTTGCTTTGAACCTATATAAATAAcaagaaaaatgttactttcaaacttttcagtgatataaaataatataaTGTACACTTACAGTAACCACGCACGTTTCGTCCACGTTTTTAAACTGACTGGGCTTCCGGAACTTCCCAGTAGAGAGTGCAGCTTCTACAATGTCGTAAAATTGGTCCACGGCCACCTTATTGAACCCTTGGGCTCGGGCTGCAGAGGTTGCTTCCGGTGCTCGCAGCGAAAGTTCCGGGTGGCGCATGCGGAATCCGTACAGCCAATCCTTGCCAGCCAGCTCCGTGCCGTTGTCGAAGGGGTGGTCGATTCTGTTGATGGTGGCCAGCTGGTAGGCCAAACTGCGCATTTCCAATGACGTGACCCCGTAGAGAGTAACTTCCATGGCCAGAATGTAATCGACCAGCTCTCGCTCTTGCTGGGCAGTGAAAACTGGCTTGAACCGACCCAGGTTACGATTTTCGTCCGGAGGCCCCACCAACAACAAATACTTTCGGAGCGTTGGCCTCGGCACACCGTGGGAGAGCGCCGCTCGGTTTACGGTGGATCCGGCCTGTACGGCTTCGATTGCCGCGGTCAAGGCTTCTTGACTCCAAGACTTACGGACCGAAATCCGCTTGTAATTCCGGACCATCTTTCACAGCGTCTCACACTTGCGAAGTTTGACAGCAAACTGAGAAGTTTGACAACTGAGGTTAGGTTCTCTCGCAACTGGAAGGTGGTGCACTTGCCCCGCAAAACTTTGTTCCACTTGCCccgcactatttttttatttgaaatgtctcgcaaaattttgcccaaaaacaattttcaaaaaaaatgaaagcaaattatttttaattgttttaacttTGATGTgttgaaagaaaaaatattgaaaattcttttaatgTGCAGCTAAACCTTATTTTGTGCCATTCAAATCTTATAACAAAACAAGGGTTTTAAGAAAACAACTTTCAATTCACTGTCCTGGGGCGTTTACCTCATTATGGTGGctaaattatagaaaaattaaCTTATTGCATTGcaagcaacaattcctcatactcgaaatattaaaattgtataaattacGGCCACACGAgcaattgttcctcttgccccatatggtcgtcttgccccactttcccctactgcccatgttcgcataaatgttccatatgcaaaaacagcaagccgagaaaactggatttcctcctgatttctagaacaaagtactggatgttataggctcttttgaaagagcacacaattttgaaccaatctgcatcaataactcgaaatcgatgaaaatgcatatgggacatttatacgATCAGGGGCATAATAATACAGCCCAATACTGCATAGGAATCTTAAATGTAGTTTCAGCAAGTAGGAAAAACTAGCACagatgctgaaaaaaaaattccatgaattacaaatataaaattgaataaacGATGAGTCTtgttccggcttcaaaaaagggtGTGATTATccgagggggacgtcactccgcggtaacacactaaaacgcacaaaaacgagCTCGAAAAGCGTCAACGCTACTCATCGTGCCAAGTTTTCACATAAAGCCACCtaaaagcaagttatcgcaagttaacgcgcgttaaagcgagttaaagcgGTCAGCGTCTGCTCGACTTTTGAACAAAGCGAAATCGATCTTGCATCCCTGCTGTCATAGCTCGAGCAGTTTTTCGATCAAGTTTGGCAACTCggtatttgttttgataagttttctagCAGTTTCCgcagaaagaaaacaaaaacaaaacaggtcgcgattttttttttgactgtaACCTGTATGGGAAACCGGTGCCGTTGGAGTGGACAGGTTAAGTTCTGTGCCGTTGGAGTGGACAGGTCCATTTAGAAGAGGAAAATGCGCCACAGTTTGACATTTGGCGAGAAGAAGAGTAATAAAGTTCTAGGTGGAGTTTTGGAGGACTTTTTATTCCAACGCTTATTAGCTTTGCGGGCCTAAATGCTGCGGTCAAAAGCCACCACCGCTTGGGGGGCAAAGGGGACGACTACTAAAATCGTTTTGAATACTTTATTGAATGTAGAGCCATTTTCTCTGTAAAGACAATCCCAGCGTACGTAATACCACTTCCGGCAGCTCGATGCAGACGCTTCCTCTACCGTGGATCTTCTGGTGTATCTGCTTGGTTGTGTTGGTGCTTTGACAGGACATCCGACACGTGTTCGGATACTGCTACTACTAATCCAGCTCAGACGGATTTTTGGCACCGTGTGAATCGACCAGAACCCACACCATCAGTGGCCTCAACACCTTTCGTGTGACCGTGCCGCCTCGAATTTTTCCCTCAGCAGGTTCATAATCGTACAGCATCGCTGGCAGACCCTTTGCACCCAACGCCAGTCCCATCGTGCAACCCGGAACACTCCCGTTTTCATGAGTGTCTGTCCGGAAGCTACCAACTCGCTAGAGCTGGCCACTAGTGTCCCTTTTGACCAGCACAACGCGGCAAGAATCTTGCTTCCTCCACTCCGGGCGCCaccattttttttgcccctatCCGTCCGGGTGACGGAGAAAAATTCagcaaaacaaactgctcgactgatttgacaacgagaactgtcatttgctcttgacagttctcgctgtcaaaaaaatcgagcagtgtGATGCGAGAACGTAAGAAACGGTAAGccaaaaagcaagttatcgcggataacgcgcgttaaagcaagttaaagcggaaaggtgaaagtgaacgctgcaaaggtttgaaaaggaAGCTTTATCGCTCGGTTAGCGCGGAAGTGACGTCCCCCTCGTGATTATCACTAAAGTAATCATAACGTTCAATAGGGTTGTccgatcttcaatcttttggacaagttggaaaggtctttcaaatctCGCTCCTAACTATACCTACTATTGTGCAACTGAAAAAGGAAACTGTCATCAGAGGTAAaacgaaaaaagaagaagaaccaaaaacaacaaataataAGGACAACAACTAAGGACaaacgaaaataaaacaaacaattcAGTTTACTTTTATTATTAATATTATAACAATAATATATTTCGCCATCTTTTCTTTGCATAAAACACAAAATATAACTAACCTCAACATGTAAATGTATAatgtaaaaatagcaataataataaaattaaattaatatgtATCGTATAAGcataattataaaatcaaaaaggAGGGGGAAGCTTCCGAATTAATGGttccattatttaaaaatataaacgtGTGAATAATTAATCCTTGCTCTTGGGGGCGGCGTCTGTACACAGAGAAACACGCtgctttccgttttttttttaaattagtagcTCAATTATAGGTTGTGTTGGTAATTCGTATCAATAGTATGTGTCCCTTTCTTTGCTCCATTTTGaccttttcttctttttttttgctgtgcctCACCTAACAGAACAACTCAGAATTCTTTACCAGCTTCCagaaaatttacacaaatttaCATGTTACAAAATatacatctttttttttattcttttttttcaagttttaatttttaataaagcaGCGTAAGCATTTATatgttgtgtttgtgttttatGTTTCCGTTTTTTCAATTCCGGGGGCGATTTTCCGAGATTTACAAACATGCGATCGAAAACAAACTATAATGGTGAATTCTTGTCGACTTGCTGATTTGCGCGCGCGGAATTTCAGGGGATAgccaaaaaacattttgctgaatatatatatatttatatgaGAGCAtcacaaaacgtaaaaaaaatgtacaaataaTTACACCCTTTTATTGACCTAACCTTATCTTTTCTCACTTTTTCTCTCCTT
Protein-coding sequences here:
- the LOC119768028 gene encoding uncharacterized protein LOC119768028, producing the protein MVRNYKRISVRKSWSQEALTAAIEAVQAGSTVNRAALSHGVPRPTLRKYLLLVGPPDENRNLGRFKPVFTAQQERELVDYILAMEVTLYGVTSLEMRSLAYQLATINRIDHPFDNGTELAGKDWLYGFRMRHPELSLRAPEATSAARAQGFNKVAVDQFYDIVEAALSTGKFRKPSQFKNVDETCVVTVQSKRSKILALKGRRQVGAITSAERGVLSTACISSSACGQYLPPMLIFPRCRITEHLKRGAPPGTVFAGNPTGWMTVDIFIKWFDHFLAHTKPSAEDPVILFLDGHASHTKNLAFIEKARANHVTVISFPPHSSHKLQPLDVSFMGPLKSNFSQVIERYLKANPGKAVTINDVSELLGDAYLRSATPKNAIVGFDKTGLWPFNRHNFKLEDFAAAKATDVLDNFETDQEKPLCPPPAPVEPTPGQHPVPAEPSSKQSLLSPVDPISGQPPVPDEPSVGQRPDLAESTSKQTLLSPVEPISGQPPVPVEPTSGQSLLSPGELTPGRQGFTVSPEAIKPLPKVAGRKIASGRRRQKATELTSDTYRNALKASEANKEVSEIRKSKKRLAKVTSETSTKKKKRDGKAGKENVNDSLCAICGAVFSNFNDDSEWEKCHTCAEWFHCCVDNSCPTCNV